TAGACGGTGTCGAAGAGCCCGGCGATCTCCGCGTGCGGGCGGTCGTAGAACGGTTGCGCTTCGAAGATCCGACCACCGTCGAGGTGCACCGCCGCGCCGCGCGACCGGACCAGGTCGACCTGCTCGCACAACTGCTGCCACTCGGGGAGCAGCCCGCCCAGATCCCGCTGCGGCAGTTCCCACACCACGGTGGCCAGCGGTTCGCCGACGGCGGCCAGATCCGCCTTGCGCAGCAGCTGATTCCGGTCCCCGACCGGGTGGAACCGCAGCCCGTGGACCGCGTTGTAACCCTGCAGCTCCCAGTTGTCCAGGTGCAGATGCGGATGCCCGGCGAAAGTCCACCGCCCCCGCCGCTCCGCGTGCACCCGCAACGCCACCTGCTGAGCCATCGCCCCGGTGGGGAAGAACAACGCCGCCGGAGTCCCCACCAGCTCGGCGATCCGCGCCTCCAGCACGGCCACCGGCTCCTCCGGCAACGTGTCCGGACCGACCAGACCGGCCCACTGCCGCAACAGGTCGTGCGGCTTGAGCCGTAGAACGGAGTGCAAGGCCAGCGAACGCCGAATCACCGAACCACCCATGACCCGGAAGCCTGCCAACAACCTCTGACATCCCACGACAGCGGTGAACACCGGCTAACCGCTGTCAGGTGGCCACCCCGCAGCGATCGAGATGGCGCGTCTCCGACGAGAGCGCAAAACAAGAAGCCCAGGTCGTTGACCTGGGCTTTGCGCTCCTCCGACTGGACTCGAACCAGTAACCCTTCGAACAATCGGCCGTACGTCATCCCAGGTCACGTCATGTCTCGACGTGCAATTTGTAGGCGAACCTAAGTCGTCTGGTGTCGCCTCAATGCACGGTGTGTCGCTCCGTTTCCGTGCAATTTCCGTGCGATCGGCCGAGCCGATCAGGCTCCTCGTCGCCAGCAGGTTCCTGTCCTGCCTCGCCGTCGGCGGCTTCTTCTGGGCCGCGGCGTTCTCCCCCAGCGAGTCAGCGGAGCTGCCGCCGCCGATCGAAGCCGCCGCGCCCGTCTCGGCGTCGGAACCGCCGGGGGTGACGCGATGAACGAGCGAGCCGAGCGCGTGATCGCGGTGATCTACGGCGCGGTGGTCGTCACCATCATGACGGCCGCTCTGCTGTTGCACCTCGGCCCTCAGCTGGCCTGCGCGCTGCTGTCGGTCGTGGCTGCGGACCAGGCGCGTGTGATCGCGGCGATGGCCGGATGGAGCCTCGCCGTCGGCATGGGCACCGGCGGTCTGCTGCTGCTTCGCCGGTTCGGCGGTGCTCGATGAAGCGCCGGCCTCGCACACCCGAACGGCAGCACGCTGCCAGCAACGGTTGGGCTGTTGCCCGCGTCCGCGGCCGGGACACTCAGCACTCCTACCTCGTGACGTACCGCCACCAGCACGTCGGTTGGCTCCTGCACGAGGCGGACGGGTGGCGGTGGCTGGTCACCTGGTCGCCGAGCACGGCAAGCAGGGGCCCGCGGTTCGGAATTGAGCGCACCAGCCGCCGGGCATACCAGACCTGGCAGGCAGCTGCGGGACATCTCGCACGGACCGACGTCGGCCGCCGAGTCGCCGGAGCCGGGTGCAGCCCGGCCGAGTGGAAGCCGCTGACGAACACCCCGTGGACGCCGCGCCCTGCGGTGACCGACGCCCAGCCATCGGGTAGTTCGTAGCGGTGCAGGTCCCGCTGTGCTGTTGCCAGCGGGGCCTGCAACCGTGATGCGGATCAGTTGTCGAACTTGCCGAACTTGATGTTGGTGAGGAACCTGGCGAAGTCCGTCTTGGTGAAGATCAAGGCGGCTTCGTGTGGGTTCTTCGAGTCGCGCACCGCGGCCACGTCGTCGAGGTTCGTTGCGACCTCGACGCACTGGCCGCTGCCGGCGCTGCGCGAGGACTTACGCCACGCAGCACCCCCGAGCTCGTACATCGTGCAGTTCTCCCTTGCAGGGGTCTCTCACAGGGACTTCGCCAGGTTAACCACCTGATCGAGGGTTTCCTCTGGTGAGAGCGCCTGCTGCCGCATGGCCTTGAACACGGTGGTGTAGTGCGTGATGTCGGCGGGGCGTTCCAGCCAGATCGCACCGCGTTCGTTCTCCAGGTAGACGGCGTCCATGTCGAGCGTCTCCGGGAACCGGAGCAGCGAGAACGGGCCCTTCATCGCTGGGTGGGCTCCAGCGCGGAAGGGCATGATCTGGATGGTGATGTTCGGCCGCGAGGCCGCCTCGGTGAGGTGTTCGAGCTGGTCACGCATGACGTTGGTGCTTCCGACAACGCGGTGGAGCACTGCCTCGTCGAGCACCACGTGAAGGTGCGTCGGGTGGGAGTCGCGGTTGAGGCGGCTCTGGCGGGCGGCGCGGAGTTCGACCGAGCGGCGCAGGTCGGCGTCGGTGGACTGCGGCAGGCTGGCTTCGATCAGAGCTTCGGCGTAGTCCGACGTCTGCAGCAGGCCGTCGACGACCGAGGGGTTGTAGTTCCACAGCTCGGTCGCGTCGCTTTCGAGGCCGACGAACTGCTCGAACCACTCGGGCATCGTGTCGGAGTAGAAGTCCCACCAGCCGCGCTGGTTCGCCTCGTCCGCGAGGCGCACGAGCAGGTCAGCGCGCGGTGAGCCGACGTCGTAGTACTGGCAGAGCAGGCGCACGTTGCGCGGCATGATCGCCTGCTTGCCGTTCTCCATCTTGCTGATCGTGCCTTCACGCAGCCCGGACCAGGTCGCGGCTTCCTTCAGCGACTTGCCCTGGCCTTGGCGGATCTCGCGCAGCACCCGGCCGAGGTGTCGCCGCCGCAGGTTCGGCCCAGCGTCTTCATCCAGGACGAGGTCCTGTTCGTTGCCGTGATCCTCTGCCATGACGACCTCTCTGCTGCCGCGTTGAAACGCTGCTCAGTCTGCCCTACCGAGCCACATTCCTGAACAGCACACGATCGGAGCAATAGCCTCAGGAAATTTCCTGAGCTATGTTGTCTCTCGTTGGTTGCCTGAGTCGTTGGCTCGTGGCAGCCAGCGGGCCCTCCCCGTCGCGGTCTCTCACAGGGCTAAGCGCCGGGGAGGGTTCAACACCCTGGCTCTCCTGGGGCGGAACTCCGACCACCCCAGGCCCGCCGCTCCGTCGCGACGACTTGCACCTGCGTCGGCGCGCGGCGGCCCCCGCGGGGCCGGTGGCGAGCACGGTTCAGCCGCCGGCCCCGCCCCCCTTCGAAGGAGGCCCTGATGTACAGACCGCATCCGTTCAGTTGGGTTCCGGCTGCTGGCGCGCGGCACGCGAGCGCCGAGAAGAGGCCAGCTGGCGGTTGGTCGGACGGCACGACGCTCACCGCGTTGTGCGACCAGAAGATTCAGGCTGAGTCCGGAGAGCTGGCCTGGCTGTGGGCGACCTGCCCGGGCTGCAGCAAGGCTGCGCGGGTGCTCGCGGGAATGCCGCCGACGGCGGTTGCGCGATGACCCCGCAGGAACGTCAGACGCTCGCGCAGCTCGCGAAGACGATCAAGCAGGGGATGCTGGCGCTCGGGTACGCGGTCGACGACATCGAGGCGGGTCTCTGGACGCCCGCCGAGCTGGAAAACCTAGCGGGCACCATGGACCTGCTGGCGAGGCAGCTGCGCAGTGCAGCGGGCGAGCGCAGCCGGGTTGTTGTCGAGTCGGTGAGGGCCGACCGGTGATCGCCGTCATGGTCGCCGTGGTGGCGCTGCTTGCGATGGCTGCGGCGTGGGCCACCTACTACTTCGGGTCATCGTCCCGGCCACAGCACGCCGGAGCGGGGCCGGGCACGCTGACCGTCCAGCAGCTGATCGAGCGGCTCGACGCCGAAGCGCGCGACGGCCGTCACCGGCTGTGCGAACCGGCCCCGCGGTTCAGGGGCCCCAGCACTGAGCGTGCCGACGAACAGCCGCGAGCCCTGCCGGCGATGCGCGCGGCGCCGGTGCTCGCGGGTGAGTTCGCCACGCCGACCGACGACGTGCTGCGGTGCGTGCTGGACGGGCTGCGGCGCCTGTAGCCCCGGCCCGGGTGCCGTGACCCCCGACCGGCACCCGGACCGGGCGGGCGGGAGATGCCTTGTCCCTCGGGGCATCTCCCGCCCGCAACCACATTGCCTCTTCGTACGTCCATCGCCTCCACCCCGGCGCGACGCTGCCGACTGCCAGCCGGGCTAGGCCTAGCGATGGCCGGGCCCGCCCCGGCGGGGTCGACGCGCGGCAACGACGCCACAACCGACCCCACCGCGCGCCAGGACTTCGATTCGATCAGGGATACGACATCCCTCGTCGCATCTCCGGCCGAATCCATCTGGGCGAACCCTCCTTGGATCACTGGGCTTTTTCTGGGCATCGTGCTCCACTACTGGCATGCCCAGAAAAAGCCCAGTCGAAGCCGTTGTTGATGATCTGCAACTGCTGCTCCGGCGCGGCCTGCCTGTCGCGTCGGACAGCTCGGTGGCCGTGCTGCTCGAACTGCGGGGAATCGTGGGGCGGGCAGTCGATCCCGACGATCAGGCCAGCCGCGTGGCCGCGTTGGACGGCACGCTGCGCGGTCTGCTGGCCCGATTCGACGACGCCCGCTACGCCCCGGCCGCCCGCGCCTTGTTCGGCTTGCCGCCGGCCGAGCCCGGCCTGAACCTCACGGCCCGCCGGGAACTGGCGGCGCGGGTCGCCGGCCACGAGGCGCACCACTTCCGCAAGCGCGTCGAACCTCAGCTCGTGGGCAAGCTCGCGGATGAGCTGCTGGCAGACGCAGACCGGTTCACCCGCTCGCCCATGATCGCGCCGCGGCTTGCCCCTGTCCGTACTCGCCAGCCGGTACCGGCCGATCCCTTCGCGTGGGAAGTCGCCGAGCACGAGGAACAGCTGACGCGGATGTGGTCGGCGATCTACGCGGCCCGCGCCGAACTGCTCTGCATCGAACGGTTGATCAGCCTCCAGGCTGATCGGCAATCCGTTGTCCGCGTCGCGGTCACCGCCGCGTGGCGGTGGGCTTCGGCCCGCGCCGAGGCGATCGGCTACCTGGCCGCGTTCGCACCCGACGTTGCCGCCTCCGCCGACGAACTGGTGGCCATGGCCGGGTGGACCCCGGCGCTGACCCCCGCGCAAGCATCGCTGCTGACCGAGGCCGCCAGCGGAGGCGCAAGCCGCGAGGCGTTCGTGGCCGCGCTGCACGGCGAAACCGGGCTCGGAGCTGTCTGGGTTGACGGCTTCCTGGCCCGGACAGCACCGAACCCCCTGATTGAAGAGAACGGAAAAGCATCGTGACCAGCACCAACCCCGCCCTGGCCGTCGCTCTTGAGAAAGCGGCTACCGAGCAGGCGCGCCGCTACGTCATCACCGGCGGCCCCTCCTCCGGCAAAGACGACCTCATTGAGGCGATCCACGCAGCCGGGATCCCGTGCATGGCCGAGGAACCCGGCCGGGAGATCTACCGCAAGCACCGCGAACGGCTCGGCCGCCACCTGCTCAAGGAAGACCGGCGGGCCTACTCCCTGGAGGTGCTGGAGGCGTTCATCGCCGAGTACACCGCCCACACCAGCGGCATCCGCTTCTACAACCGCGGCATCCCCGACGGCTACGGCTGGGAAGGATTCTTCGGGCTCAAGCCCACCCCGCAGCTGGAAGACGCCACCCGCACCTACCGCTACGACACGGTTTTCGTGCTCGATCCGCTCGACACCTTCGAAGACCCGGACGACATCGTGTGGGCCAAGGACCGGGAGATCCGCCGTGTCCACGAGCTGATCGTGCAGGGCTACTACGACGCAGGCTACGAGCCGGTGTTCGTCGCACCCGATTCCGCCGCGGCCCGCCTGGACTTCATCTGCGCCAACCTTCGCCTGCCCAGACCAAGCCGAGGAGCGTGATCACGGTGCGTCGCAACGGGAAGCCGTCGTTGCTGCTGTCCCCGAACAGCATCCTGGCCAACGCGCTGTTGCGCTCGATCGACCTCCTGCGGCCCCGCGTGCTGGCCATGCGGCCGGCGCGGATCGAATTCGTGGTGGGCACCCAGATCAACGGGGCACCGCACCTGGGCACGAACCTGGTGCAGACCGCGGCGTTCCTGCTGGCCAAGCTCGCCCGCCGGGAGTTCTCCACCGACACCCGCGTGCGGTTCGGCGCGCTGGACAACGCCCCGTACGAGGTGGTGCTCGACCCCGAGACCCACACCGCCTACCAGCAGACCTACTACCACGCGCTCGGCAAGGACAAGATCGCCGAGCTGATCGAGAACTACTACCGGGCGTTCTTCGACTCGCTGTCGGAGGCCACCGACACCGACTACGCGGTGGAGACCTACACCGACCAGCAGGCCACACCAGGATTCCGGGCGGAATTCCTGCGGACCCTGGAACGCCTCGATGACATCCGCTGGTGGATGGCCCCTTCCCACGGGGTCATCCACACCCGCATCCCCTGCCCGGTGTGCGGGTGGGCCGAGAAACGCGCCGACCGCACCAAGCTGGCCCACCTGGACGAGGACGGCGCGACGTTCACCGCGGTCTGCTTCGACCACGGCCCCTACGAAGCCCACATCGACCCCGAAGACGATTCCCCCTACCTCGACCTGGCCACGCTGTACCGCAACCTGGTCAAGGAACGCGCGCTCGGCCGCAGCACCGACACGCTGCACGTGATGATGAAGGGCGGCGACTGGGCGTTCGGCTGCCAGCTCGTTGACGGCGCGCTCGGCGCACTGCACGCCCCGCCGGAACACATGCCGGTACGGATCTTCACGCCGCAGGTGCTCGCCCCCACCGGGGCGAAGCTGTCGAAATCGCTGCTCCGCGAACACGGCACCCGCGCGCTACCCGCCGACGTCGAGCCCTGGATGCTCGACACCACCACATGGCCCGGCAGCACCGACAACTACGTCGATGCCCTGGTGTGGCTCGTCGGCG
This portion of the Saccharopolyspora antimicrobica genome encodes:
- a CDS encoding threonine aldolase family protein, coding for MIRRSLALHSVLRLKPHDLLRQWAGLVGPDTLPEEPVAVLEARIAELVGTPAALFFPTGAMAQQVALRVHAERRGRWTFAGHPHLHLDNWELQGYNAVHGLRFHPVGDRNQLLRKADLAAVGEPLATVVWELPQRDLGGLLPEWQQLCEQVDLVRSRGAAVHLDGGRIFEAQPFYDRPHAEIAGLFDTVYVSLYKGLQGVRGAVLAGDDETVAEAAVWRKRLGGAIPNAWPLALGALAGLDRLVPRMAEFRDHAVAIAAALNADGTVRVFPDPPQTPLFHVHVPAAKAAVERAGARMLAEMGTQLFIKVRSSPDPSRCAFEITVGENAMEFDPDEVVELVRDLVNRAQAG
- a CDS encoding DUF397 domain-containing protein, with the translated sequence MYELGGAAWRKSSRSAGSGQCVEVATNLDDVAAVRDSKNPHEAALIFTKTDFARFLTNIKFGKFDN
- a CDS encoding Scr1 family TA system antitoxin-like transcriptional regulator, yielding MAEDHGNEQDLVLDEDAGPNLRRRHLGRVLREIRQGQGKSLKEAATWSGLREGTISKMENGKQAIMPRNVRLLCQYYDVGSPRADLLVRLADEANQRGWWDFYSDTMPEWFEQFVGLESDATELWNYNPSVVDGLLQTSDYAEALIEASLPQSTDADLRRSVELRAARQSRLNRDSHPTHLHVVLDEAVLHRVVGSTNVMRDQLEHLTEAASRPNITIQIMPFRAGAHPAMKGPFSLLRFPETLDMDAVYLENERGAIWLERPADITHYTTVFKAMRQQALSPEETLDQVVNLAKSL
- a CDS encoding zinc finger protein, translated to MYRPHPFSWVPAAGARHASAEKRPAGGWSDGTTLTALCDQKIQAESGELAWLWATCPGCSKAARVLAGMPPTAVAR
- a CDS encoding AAA family ATPase, with the translated sequence MTSTNPALAVALEKAATEQARRYVITGGPSSGKDDLIEAIHAAGIPCMAEEPGREIYRKHRERLGRHLLKEDRRAYSLEVLEAFIAEYTAHTSGIRFYNRGIPDGYGWEGFFGLKPTPQLEDATRTYRYDTVFVLDPLDTFEDPDDIVWAKDREIRRVHELIVQGYYDAGYEPVFVAPDSAAARLDFICANLRLPRPSRGA
- a CDS encoding ASCH domain-containing protein — protein: MRRNGKPSLLLSPNSILANALLRSIDLLRPRVLAMRPARIEFVVGTQINGAPHLGTNLVQTAAFLLAKLARREFSTDTRVRFGALDNAPYEVVLDPETHTAYQQTYYHALGKDKIAELIENYYRAFFDSLSEATDTDYAVETYTDQQATPGFRAEFLRTLERLDDIRWWMAPSHGVIHTRIPCPVCGWAEKRADRTKLAHLDEDGATFTAVCFDHGPYEAHIDPEDDSPYLDLATLYRNLVKERALGRSTDTLHVMMKGGDWAFGCQLVDGALGALHAPPEHMPVRIFTPQVLAPTGAKLSKSLLREHGTRALPADVEPWMLDTTTWPGSTDNYVDALVWLVGELLSDPKHFFRSFTVKELGRLMTARPTEPTIRAHEMGIYKRYFDLIATGRKTTEIRVNDSSRKKIKPGSLIRFRCQGDEVLTRVTRVNRYASFEEMFDHEPVASVNPTATRDEQLANIRQIYPPEREALGVVAIGIELTDPPRPQ